In the genome of Christensenella timonensis, one region contains:
- a CDS encoding zinc metallopeptidase — MPFFLWFDWTWLILIPAFIITIWAQAKVSSAYKKYSEIPAQSGVTGREFAQTMLRQNNIDGVRVQAVEGQMTDHFDPRNNTVSLSEGVYAKHSVAAVSIAAHECGHVLQRFKKYGPMRVRNAIVPVVNIATSLAFPLILIGLLFRENMGVLVDIGAWVYFAVVIFQLVTLPVEFNASKRAMANIQASGVLTLQEQGEAKRMLNAAAMTYVAAMLASFLSFLRLFLLSRRR; from the coding sequence ATGCCATTTTTCCTATGGTTTGACTGGACATGGCTGATCCTCATCCCCGCGTTCATCATTACGATCTGGGCGCAGGCAAAGGTCAGCTCCGCATATAAAAAATATTCGGAGATCCCCGCGCAAAGCGGCGTTACAGGCAGGGAATTTGCCCAGACGATGCTCCGGCAAAACAACATCGACGGTGTGCGCGTGCAGGCGGTAGAGGGACAGATGACCGACCACTTCGACCCGCGCAACAATACGGTGAGCCTTTCAGAAGGCGTATACGCCAAACACAGCGTCGCCGCCGTATCCATTGCGGCGCACGAATGTGGCCACGTGCTGCAGAGATTCAAAAAATATGGCCCCATGCGCGTGCGTAACGCGATCGTACCCGTGGTCAACATCGCGACCAGCTTGGCTTTTCCGCTGATCCTGATCGGCCTGCTGTTCCGTGAGAACATGGGCGTGCTGGTGGACATCGGCGCGTGGGTATATTTTGCGGTCGTGATCTTCCAGCTGGTCACGCTGCCCGTGGAGTTCAATGCCTCCAAGCGGGCCATGGCAAATATCCAGGCCTCCGGCGTACTTACCTTGCAGGAACAGGGCGAAGCCAAAAGAATGCTCAATGCAGCGGCCATGACCTATGTCGCGGCCATGCTGGCCTCCTTCCTTTCCTTCCTGCGGTTGTTTTTGCTTTCCCGCAGGAGGTAA
- a CDS encoding DUF1294 domain-containing protein has protein sequence MGYYLCYLLAINVIAFLVCLIDKRAARRSKRRISEQTLFLLSAFGGAFGFLAGMLTLRHKTKHLGFCIVIPLFCMLWAVGTVLIVKYCL, from the coding sequence ATGGGATATTATTTGTGTTATTTACTGGCAATCAATGTCATTGCCTTTCTGGTATGCCTTATAGATAAACGTGCCGCGAGGAGGTCTAAACGCCGAATCTCCGAGCAAACGCTGTTTTTATTGTCTGCCTTTGGCGGGGCATTTGGCTTTTTGGCCGGTATGCTAACATTGCGGCACAAAACGAAGCATTTGGGTTTTTGCATCGTGATCCCGCTTTTTTGTATGCTGTGGGCGGTGGGGACGGTGCTGATCGTCAAATATTGCCTGTAG
- a CDS encoding tyrosine-protein phosphatase, with product MDFISQPLPLTGAYNVRDLGGYPVQEGKTTKYKSFLRADSLANLTGDDRKYLYDYGVRLVIDLRAEAETQRNPDAVDRQVMEYMNFPLLDNIQSSFLQGKMPSDMSEMYIRLVEDSKTTLAAIFRKLAGAEGCALYHCTAGKDRTGIVTMLLLKLAGVDDKSIIDDYSVTEKYMQPVFLEQQKMIQSAGIEVPDFVFQSKSSFMQKLMQYMYRHYETAEDYLLQAGLSAHTVEQLKGKLV from the coding sequence ATGGATTTCATATCACAACCCCTGCCGCTTACGGGGGCGTACAATGTACGCGATTTAGGCGGTTACCCTGTGCAAGAGGGAAAAACGACAAAGTACAAATCGTTTTTGCGTGCCGACAGCCTTGCAAACCTGACCGGCGACGACCGGAAATATTTGTACGATTACGGCGTGCGGCTGGTGATTGACCTGCGCGCGGAGGCAGAAACACAGCGCAATCCGGACGCGGTCGACCGCCAGGTCATGGAATATATGAATTTTCCGTTGCTGGACAACATCCAGTCCTCCTTTTTGCAGGGCAAGATGCCCAGCGATATGTCGGAAATGTATATCCGCCTTGTCGAGGACAGCAAAACGACCCTGGCGGCGATCTTTCGCAAGCTGGCGGGAGCGGAGGGTTGCGCCCTTTACCACTGTACCGCAGGAAAAGACCGTACCGGCATCGTCACCATGCTCTTATTGAAGCTGGCCGGCGTGGACGACAAATCGATCATCGACGATTACAGCGTTACGGAAAAATACATGCAGCCCGTCTTTTTGGAGCAGCAGAAAATGATACAGTCCGCCGGGATCGAGGTTCCGGATTTTGTTTTCCAGTCCAAGTCATCCTTTATGCAGAAACTGATGCAGTACATGTACCGGCATTACGAGACTGCGGAGGACTATTTGCTGCAGGCAGGGCTCAGCGCGCACACAGTCGAGCAATTAAAAGGAAAGCTGGTATAA
- a CDS encoding TfoX/Sxy family protein codes for MGELSKLPNIGAVLKQQLNDVGIQTAEDLLKIGSRDAWLRIQAMDPSACYNRLCGLEGAIHGIRWHDLPDQVKAELKEFYLAHKLARQ; via the coding sequence ATGGGTGAATTATCGAAGCTGCCGAATATCGGCGCGGTGTTGAAGCAGCAACTAAACGATGTGGGCATCCAGACAGCGGAAGACCTGCTGAAGATCGGCAGCCGGGATGCATGGCTCAGGATTCAGGCGATGGATCCGTCAGCTTGTTATAACCGTTTATGCGGCCTTGAGGGCGCGATCCACGGCATACGCTGGCACGACCTGCCCGATCAGGTCAAGGCAGAGCTCAAAGAATTTTATTTGGCGCATAAGTTGGCGCGGCAATAA
- the gyrA gene encoding DNA gyrase subunit A — translation MEITKNIVPIDINKEMQKSFIAYAMAVIINRALPDVRDGLKPVHRRILYSMGELNMYPDKPYRKSARLVGDVLGKYHPHGDTAVYDAMVRMAQDFSIRHQLVDGHGNFGSVDGDGAAAMRYTEARMSKITMELMRDIDKDTVDFYPNFDETLEQPSVLPARFPNLLVNGTGGIAVGMATNIPPHNLAETINATIALIDNPDITIEELIDIIPGPDFPTGGIIMGVSGIREAYKTGRGRIRVRAKAEIEKYNEDRERIVVTEIPYQVNKATLVEKIAELVHDKRLEGISDLRDESDKSGMRIVIELKRNANANVVLNHLYKHTQMQDTFGVIMLALVDGEPRVLSLKAVLEHYLEHQKEVIVRRTKFELEKAQKRAHILEGLIIALDNIDEIVNLIKKSPDAATARAALSERFGLSEVQAQAILDMRLQRLTGLERDKIEAEYKDILSKIEHFNAILSTPQMVLDIIKEDLAEIREKYADARRTEITFDEDDIDLDELIAREDMVVTLTHYGYIKRISLETYRAQKRGGRGITAMSTREEDFAEQVFVTCTHNQLLFFTNKGKVYMKKCYQIPEAGRTAKGTAIVNMLNLDPDEKISAVFPIESEIEKDSNLVIVTKGGVIKKTPFSEYSNIRQNGLKAVNLRDDDELISVMETDGSKNIVVGTRDGMSIIFNEENVRPMGRVSTGVRAIKLREGDEVVDACIVEKDQQILVITENGYGKRTQASEYRLQTRGGIGLKTMNITEKTGKMCGLKIVDGSEEIMLINDAGVVIRMSVDEISLIGRSTQGVRLMRVDDETKVVCVAKFVENEYDDADPEGCGCEAGEKDAPQEQE, via the coding sequence TTGGAAATAACAAAAAATATTGTACCGATTGACATTAATAAGGAGATGCAGAAGTCGTTCATCGCCTATGCGATGGCGGTCATCATCAACCGCGCGCTGCCGGATGTACGCGACGGCTTAAAGCCGGTACACCGCCGGATATTGTATTCGATGGGCGAGCTCAACATGTATCCGGACAAACCGTACCGCAAAAGCGCGCGCCTCGTAGGCGACGTACTCGGTAAGTACCATCCGCACGGCGATACGGCGGTATACGACGCAATGGTCAGGATGGCGCAGGATTTCTCCATCCGCCACCAGCTCGTCGACGGCCACGGGAACTTTGGCTCTGTGGACGGCGACGGCGCCGCCGCCATGCGTTATACGGAAGCGCGTATGTCCAAAATCACGATGGAGCTGATGCGCGACATCGACAAGGACACGGTCGACTTCTATCCGAACTTTGACGAAACGCTGGAGCAGCCGTCCGTGCTGCCGGCGCGCTTTCCAAACCTGCTTGTAAACGGAACGGGCGGTATCGCGGTCGGTATGGCAACGAATATCCCGCCGCACAACCTGGCGGAAACGATCAACGCGACCATTGCCCTCATCGATAATCCGGATATCACGATCGAGGAGTTGATCGATATCATCCCCGGGCCGGATTTTCCGACAGGTGGTATCATCATGGGCGTGTCGGGCATCCGCGAGGCATATAAAACGGGCCGCGGCAGGATCCGCGTGCGTGCGAAAGCGGAGATCGAGAAATACAACGAAGACCGTGAGCGGATCGTTGTAACAGAAATCCCTTACCAGGTCAATAAGGCGACGCTGGTCGAAAAAATCGCTGAATTGGTACACGATAAACGGCTGGAAGGCATTTCCGACCTGCGTGACGAATCTGATAAATCGGGCATGCGTATCGTGATCGAATTAAAGCGCAACGCGAACGCAAATGTGGTTTTGAACCATCTGTATAAGCACACGCAGATGCAGGATACGTTCGGCGTGATCATGCTGGCGCTGGTGGATGGCGAGCCAAGGGTTTTGAGCCTCAAGGCAGTGCTGGAGCATTATTTGGAGCACCAAAAAGAGGTCATTGTACGCCGTACAAAATTTGAATTGGAAAAAGCGCAGAAACGCGCGCATATCCTGGAAGGGCTGATCATCGCCCTCGATAATATCGACGAGATCGTAAACCTGATCAAAAAATCGCCGGACGCAGCGACAGCGCGTGCGGCACTGTCCGAGCGCTTCGGTCTTTCGGAGGTACAGGCCCAGGCGATCCTCGATATGCGCCTGCAGCGTTTGACAGGTTTAGAGCGCGACAAGATCGAAGCGGAATATAAGGACATCCTGTCCAAGATCGAGCATTTCAACGCGATCCTTTCCACGCCGCAGATGGTTCTTGACATCATCAAGGAAGATTTGGCGGAGATCCGGGAAAAATATGCGGATGCACGCCGGACGGAGATCACGTTCGACGAAGACGACATCGACCTTGATGAGCTGATCGCACGCGAGGATATGGTGGTGACTCTTACGCATTACGGGTATATCAAGCGTATCAGCCTGGAGACCTACCGTGCGCAAAAACGTGGGGGACGGGGCATCACGGCCATGTCCACGCGGGAAGAGGATTTCGCGGAACAGGTCTTTGTCACCTGCACGCACAACCAGCTTTTGTTCTTTACGAATAAGGGCAAGGTTTATATGAAGAAGTGCTACCAGATCCCTGAGGCAGGCAGGACGGCCAAAGGAACGGCGATCGTCAATATGTTAAACCTCGACCCGGATGAAAAGATTTCGGCTGTGTTCCCCATCGAGTCGGAAATCGAGAAGGATTCCAACCTTGTGATCGTCACCAAGGGCGGCGTGATCAAGAAGACACCGTTCAGCGAGTATTCCAATATCCGCCAGAATGGTTTAAAAGCCGTCAATTTGCGCGACGACGATGAATTGATCTCCGTTATGGAAACGGATGGCTCGAAAAATATCGTGGTTGGTACGCGCGATGGGATGTCCATTATCTTTAACGAAGAAAACGTGCGTCCGATGGGCCGAGTCTCCACGGGCGTCCGCGCGATCAAGCTGCGGGAAGGCGATGAAGTCGTGGATGCCTGTATCGTGGAAAAAGACCAGCAGATATTGGTTATCACGGAAAATGGATACGGGAAACGTACGCAAGCGAGCGAATACCGTTTGCAGACACGCGGCGGCATCGGGCTTAAGACCATGAACATCACGGAAAAGACCGGGAAGATGTGCGGCCTTAAAATCGTGGACGGCAGCGAGGAGATCATGCTGATCAACGACGCGGGCGTGGTCATCCGCATGAGCGTGGACGAGATATCGCTGATCGGCCGTTCCACACAGGGGGTGCGATTGATGCGCGTGGATGATGAAACAAAGGTCGTATGCGTCGCCAAGTTCGTGGAGAACGAATATGACGACGCTGATCCGGAAGGCTGCGGCTGTGAGGCAGGGGAAAAGGACGCGCCGCAGGAACAGGAATAG
- the gyrB gene encoding DNA topoisomerase (ATP-hydrolyzing) subunit B, translating to MSNQNEHYDESQIQILEGLEPVRKRPGMYIGSTDLRGLHHLVYEIVDNSIDEAMAGFCSDIYVVIEEDGSLYVRDNGRGIPTGMHPQAGVSTLEVALTMLHAGGKFGGDGYKVSGGLHGVGVSVVNALSEKLVAKVRRDGKIHRQEFTRGAPVTGLEIAGECGEDETGTEIRFWPDPEIFEDVNFVYDTLRVRLREMAFLNKGISITLEDLRGEKPLKQVYCYEGGIKSFVQYLNKNKNPLFEEPVYFCAEKGTSMVEVAMQYNEGYAENIFSFANNISTHEGGTHLNGFKNALTRVVNDYAKRMKLVKENEPALSGEDIREGLTAIISVKLVEPQFEGQTKTKLGNSEMRALTDSTVAEGLNTFLEENPATAKVIVDKCLTAKRAREAAKKARELTRRKTALESAALPGKLADCSEKDASKCEIFIVEGDSAGGSAKQGRDRRFQAILPLRGKILNVEKARHDRALANAEIKAMITAFGAGMGEEFDVEKLRYHKIICMTDADVDGSHIRILLLTFFYRYMRPLIENGYVYIAQPPLYKVSKKGTEDKYLYSDETLQEYLKEVGDGAAIQRYKGLGEMNPDQLWETTMDPETRTLLQVDMDNAIEVEETFSVLMGDSVEPRRDFIEENAKLVADLDI from the coding sequence ATGAGCAATCAGAATGAACATTATGACGAGAGTCAAATCCAGATTTTAGAGGGACTGGAGCCTGTCCGCAAGCGTCCGGGCATGTATATCGGGTCTACCGACCTGCGCGGGCTGCACCACCTCGTATATGAAATCGTGGATAATTCCATCGACGAAGCGATGGCAGGTTTTTGCAGCGATATTTATGTTGTGATAGAAGAGGACGGGAGCCTTTACGTAAGGGACAACGGCCGGGGCATCCCCACAGGCATGCATCCGCAGGCGGGCGTTTCCACTCTGGAGGTCGCGCTTACCATGCTGCACGCGGGCGGAAAGTTCGGCGGCGATGGGTATAAGGTGTCCGGCGGCCTGCATGGCGTGGGCGTATCCGTCGTCAATGCGCTTTCAGAAAAACTGGTGGCAAAGGTAAGGCGCGATGGAAAAATACATCGCCAGGAATTTACCCGCGGCGCGCCCGTTACGGGGCTGGAGATCGCAGGGGAATGCGGGGAAGACGAAACGGGAACGGAAATCCGTTTCTGGCCGGATCCTGAAATATTTGAAGACGTCAATTTTGTTTACGATACGCTGCGCGTAAGGCTGCGCGAAATGGCGTTCTTGAACAAGGGAATCAGCATCACGCTGGAAGACCTGCGCGGTGAAAAGCCATTAAAACAAGTATATTGCTACGAAGGCGGGATTAAATCCTTTGTGCAGTACCTGAATAAAAACAAAAACCCGCTCTTTGAAGAGCCGGTCTATTTCTGCGCGGAAAAAGGAACTTCCATGGTGGAAGTCGCGATGCAGTATAACGAAGGGTATGCGGAAAATATATTTTCGTTTGCGAACAATATTTCCACGCACGAAGGCGGCACGCACCTGAATGGCTTTAAAAACGCGCTCACGCGCGTTGTGAACGATTATGCAAAGCGCATGAAGCTGGTCAAGGAAAACGAGCCTGCGCTCTCCGGAGAGGACATCAGGGAGGGTTTGACAGCTATTATCAGTGTCAAGCTTGTGGAACCCCAGTTCGAGGGACAGACGAAAACAAAGCTTGGTAACAGCGAAATGCGTGCGCTTACGGACAGTACGGTCGCGGAAGGGCTGAATACGTTCCTGGAAGAAAATCCCGCGACTGCAAAAGTCATTGTGGATAAATGCCTGACCGCGAAACGCGCGCGGGAGGCTGCAAAAAAGGCAAGGGAGCTGACGCGGCGTAAAACGGCGCTCGAATCTGCGGCGTTGCCGGGCAAGCTTGCGGACTGCAGCGAAAAAGACGCCAGCAAGTGTGAAATCTTTATCGTCGAGGGCGACAGCGCCGGCGGCAGTGCCAAACAGGGACGCGACCGCCGCTTCCAGGCGATCCTGCCTCTTCGCGGTAAGATTTTGAACGTGGAAAAGGCGCGGCACGACCGTGCCCTTGCCAATGCGGAGATCAAGGCCATGATCACTGCGTTCGGCGCGGGCATGGGAGAGGAATTCGATGTGGAAAAGCTGCGTTACCACAAGATCATCTGTATGACGGATGCGGATGTCGACGGCAGCCATATCCGGATTTTACTGCTTACGTTTTTCTACCGCTACATGCGCCCGCTCATTGAGAACGGCTATGTGTATATCGCGCAGCCGCCGCTTTACAAGGTGAGTAAAAAGGGCACGGAGGATAAATATTTATACAGCGACGAAACGCTGCAGGAATATTTGAAGGAAGTGGGCGACGGCGCGGCGATCCAGCGGTATAAGGGCCTGGGTGAAATGAACCCGGATCAGCTTTGGGAAACGACGATGGATCCGGAAACGCGTACGCTTTTGCAGGTGGATATGGATAATGCCATCGAGGTGGAGGAAACGTTTTCCGTCCTCATGGGCGACAGCGTAGAACCGCGCAGGGATTTCATCGAGGAGAATGCGAAGCTGGTCGCAGATTTAGATATCTAA
- the remB gene encoding extracellular matrix regulator RemB — translation MILHLGNDCFARTENIVMILDYEEAVKNEDTSLFLKGIECLKIAEDNPKSIIITQEGEKKQGFLSPISSRTLLRRSKKFELEEENCVLR, via the coding sequence ATGATTTTACATTTGGGAAACGACTGTTTTGCAAGAACAGAAAATATTGTGATGATCCTGGACTATGAAGAGGCTGTAAAAAATGAAGATACAAGCCTTTTTTTAAAGGGGATCGAGTGTTTAAAAATTGCGGAAGACAACCCAAAATCCATTATTATTACGCAGGAAGGCGAAAAGAAGCAGGGCTTTCTTTCGCCTATTTCGTCGCGTACGCTGCTTCGGCGCAGCAAGAAGTTTGAACTGGAAGAAGAAAATTGTGTTTTGAGATAA
- the recF gene encoding DNA replication/repair protein RecF (All proteins in this family for which functions are known are DNA-binding proteins that assist the filamentation of RecA onto DNA for the initiation of recombination or recombinational repair.): MFLKNIRLIHFRNYKQLNMDFYPGINILYGKNAQGKTNVLEAINICANGKSFRVNTDSKTIMFEQGEAYIRAEFVRNGETNYIEVLIEKEKKKGLKINGIPARSLKELLGNLYVVVFSPEDIKTAKEGPSLRRGFLDGEISKIRPSYVDALKKYTRIIAEKNAVLRSKRVKNPETVLEAYNDQLESYIKIILKNRKSYIKRLNEYVNRTHQEISGGTEKITIRYKETIPEKQVRETLQKLVKKEIADFGCAAGPHRDDIDIMINDKDVRIYASQGQLRTLMLAIKTACLRILEESTGEMPVLLLDDVFSELDDTRKKNLLHVLRGIQVFITTAGTEEIKSSENVHKFEVSGGKITPKT, translated from the coding sequence ATGTTTTTAAAGAATATCAGGCTGATTCATTTCAGGAATTATAAACAATTGAACATGGATTTTTATCCGGGCATCAATATCCTTTACGGCAAAAATGCACAGGGGAAGACGAATGTCTTAGAGGCGATCAATATTTGTGCCAATGGAAAATCGTTTCGCGTAAATACGGATAGTAAAACGATCATGTTTGAACAGGGCGAAGCGTATATCAGGGCGGAATTCGTGCGTAACGGCGAAACCAACTATATTGAGGTGCTGATCGAAAAAGAAAAAAAGAAAGGCCTGAAAATAAACGGCATACCGGCGAGGAGTTTAAAGGAATTGCTGGGAAACCTTTATGTCGTGGTCTTTTCGCCCGAAGATATCAAAACAGCCAAGGAAGGGCCGTCTCTCAGGCGGGGGTTTTTGGACGGGGAGATCTCCAAAATCCGTCCTTCTTATGTGGATGCTTTAAAAAAATATACGCGCATTATCGCGGAAAAAAATGCCGTATTGCGCTCCAAACGTGTGAAAAATCCGGAAACGGTGCTCGAAGCATATAACGATCAGCTGGAAAGCTATATTAAAATCATTTTGAAAAACCGGAAATCCTATATCAAAAGGCTGAACGAATATGTAAACAGGACGCATCAGGAGATATCCGGCGGGACGGAAAAGATCACGATCCGCTACAAGGAGACCATTCCCGAAAAGCAAGTCAGGGAAACGCTGCAAAAACTGGTAAAAAAGGAGATTGCCGATTTTGGCTGCGCAGCAGGCCCTCACAGGGACGATATCGATATCATGATAAATGATAAGGACGTACGCATTTACGCGTCACAGGGGCAGCTCAGGACGCTTATGCTGGCTATCAAAACGGCATGCCTTAGGATTCTCGAAGAAAGCACGGGGGAAATGCCTGTTCTTTTGCTGGATGATGTTTTTTCGGAACTTGACGATACGCGCAAGAAGAATTTACTGCATGTTTTAAGGGGAATACAGGTCTTTATCACGACCGCCGGGACGGAAGAAATAAAATCCTCGGAAAACGTGCATAAATTCGAGGTTTCCGGCGGCAAAATAACGCCAAAAACGTAA
- the dnaN gene encoding DNA polymerase III subunit beta, whose product MQFTCTKTNLLTAIGTVNRAASKMQKTILECILFSCSEDGITLKATDIALSIKTEMEAQVEKTGDAAIPARLLYEIINRFPDSDVSFSSINENSVEISCLNSKVVLQQMNPDEFPVFPVLEQNEQIKIPQNILKSMINQTIFAAAINEDKPILTGLFFDIGKDSLTIVALDGYRMAVRKQQAISDIEKNCVIPARTLREVSRIIDDTEENIKISISGNMALFEANHTQIFTRLLEGEYINYRNLLPKDCATSVKVETGMLKDSIERASILAREGSNNVVKFEIREKNLDITSNSEMGNIDEKIPVITEGNDLKIAFNAKYVLDVLKCVEEPEILMQYNTGVSPCIVKQENSDIYEYLILPVQLRED is encoded by the coding sequence ATGCAATTCACATGTACGAAAACAAATTTACTCACAGCCATCGGAACAGTGAACCGCGCTGCTTCAAAAATGCAAAAAACAATCCTGGAGTGCATCCTGTTTTCCTGTTCTGAAGATGGAATTACGCTAAAGGCAACGGATATCGCACTTTCCATCAAGACTGAAATGGAGGCGCAGGTAGAAAAGACAGGGGATGCTGCAATTCCCGCAAGGCTTTTATATGAAATCATCAACCGTTTCCCGGACAGCGATGTTAGCTTTTCGAGCATCAATGAAAATTCTGTGGAGATCAGCTGCCTGAATTCAAAAGTCGTATTGCAGCAGATGAATCCGGATGAATTTCCTGTTTTTCCTGTGTTAGAGCAAAATGAACAGATCAAAATCCCGCAGAATATCCTCAAGAGTATGATCAACCAGACGATCTTTGCTGCGGCGATCAATGAAGATAAGCCGATCCTGACAGGACTTTTTTTTGATATAGGAAAGGATTCCCTGACGATCGTGGCGCTTGACGGGTACCGTATGGCGGTCAGAAAACAGCAGGCGATCTCCGATATCGAAAAAAACTGCGTGATCCCGGCGCGTACGCTGCGCGAGGTATCCAGGATCATAGACGATACGGAAGAGAATATCAAAATTTCGATCAGCGGGAATATGGCGCTTTTTGAAGCAAACCATACGCAGATATTTACGCGTCTTTTGGAAGGGGAATATATTAATTACAGGAACCTCCTGCCCAAGGATTGTGCGACAAGCGTCAAAGTGGAAACGGGTATGCTCAAGGACAGTATTGAGCGTGCATCGATCCTGGCCCGCGAGGGAAGCAATAATGTCGTGAAATTTGAGATCAGGGAAAAGAATCTGGATATTACCTCCAATTCGGAAATGGGTAATATCGACGAAAAAATTCCCGTGATCACGGAAGGAAACGATTTGAAAATCGCATTCAACGCAAAATATGTGCTCGACGTGTTAAAATGCGTAGAAGAACCGGAAATCCTCATGCAGTATAATACGGGAGTAAGCCCGTGTATCGTTAAGCAGGAGAATTCGGATATTTATGAATACCTGATTTTGCCGGTACAGTTGCGTGAGGATTGA
- the dnaA gene encoding chromosomal replication initiator protein DnaA, with amino-acid sequence MMGVFNILWEKTLSYLEEELPMFQFNVWIKELKPIHEEDNTYYFEVSSPMHKNLINEKYAEQIKKTMQLAYEELYGASSVNLSLLFVTPQEAANIKVNEITPEKPQPKKPMGSTLNPAYTFDSFVVGESNKFANAAALAVAQSPGHSYNPLFLYGGVGLGKTHLMHAIGNHIKKENPDAQIVYVTSETFMNELIRMIQLTNNNANIDLREQFRNKYRNVDVLLVDDIQFIAGKDVTQDEFFHTFNALHELNKQIVISSDRPPKEMEKLEERMRSRFEWGLIADIKMPDYETRVAILLKKMQALKEQNPDILPIKNEVFHYIAQQKDASIRTLEGALQKVIMYAELHNDISSIQEIDLALAQKALDDFFSTPTVKAITPKSVVDVVCSYYDVKEDDLRGQKKNREIAFPRQISMYILRDMTDLSYLKIAEFFGKKDHTTVIYAEEKIKNQIKEDIELKRIVEDIEARIKG; translated from the coding sequence TTGATGGGCGTATTTAACATTCTATGGGAAAAAACATTGAGTTATTTGGAAGAAGAACTTCCCATGTTCCAATTTAACGTATGGATCAAGGAACTAAAACCGATCCATGAAGAAGACAATACTTATTATTTTGAAGTATCCAGCCCCATGCACAAAAACCTGATCAATGAAAAATACGCAGAGCAGATCAAAAAAACGATGCAGCTTGCCTATGAAGAGCTTTACGGCGCTTCTTCCGTCAATCTTTCGCTTCTCTTTGTAACGCCGCAGGAAGCGGCGAATATCAAGGTAAACGAGATCACGCCGGAAAAGCCGCAGCCAAAAAAGCCCATGGGCTCCACGCTCAACCCGGCCTATACCTTTGATAGCTTTGTCGTGGGCGAATCCAATAAATTTGCCAACGCCGCGGCCCTTGCCGTTGCGCAGTCCCCGGGACATTCCTACAATCCCTTATTTTTATACGGAGGTGTCGGTCTTGGCAAAACGCACCTGATGCACGCTATCGGCAACCATATCAAAAAAGAAAATCCGGATGCCCAGATCGTTTATGTCACCAGCGAAACTTTCATGAACGAGCTGATCCGCATGATCCAGCTTACCAATAACAATGCGAATATCGACCTGCGCGAGCAGTTCCGCAATAAATACCGCAATGTGGACGTACTTTTGGTGGACGATATCCAGTTTATCGCCGGAAAGGACGTAACGCAGGATGAATTTTTCCATACCTTCAACGCCCTGCACGAGCTCAATAAGCAGATCGTGATTTCTTCGGACCGGCCGCCAAAGGAAATGGAAAAGCTTGAAGAACGCATGCGTTCACGCTTTGAATGGGGCCTTATCGCAGATATCAAAATGCCCGACTATGAAACGCGCGTAGCCATCCTTTTGAAAAAAATGCAGGCATTAAAGGAACAGAATCCCGATATCCTTCCTATTAAGAATGAAGTCTTCCACTATATCGCGCAGCAGAAGGATGCCAGCATCCGTACGCTTGAGGGGGCGCTGCAAAAGGTCATTATGTATGCGGAGCTGCATAACGATATTTCCTCCATTCAGGAAATAGACCTTGCACTTGCCCAAAAAGCGCTGGACGACTTTTTCAGTACGCCTACGGTCAAAGCGATTACGCCAAAATCGGTCGTGGACGTCGTATGCAGCTACTACGATGTAAAGGAAGACGATCTAAGGGGCCAGAAAAAAAACCGGGAAATCGCGTTTCCACGGCAGATCTCCATGTATATCCTGCGCGATATGACAGACCTTTCCTACCTGAAAATCGCTGAATTTTTCGGTAAAAAAGACCATACGACCGTTATCTATGCCGAGGAAAAAATTAAAAACCAGATCAAGGAGGATATCGAACTTAAGCGGATCGTTGAGGATATCGAAGCAAGAATTAAGGGATAA